One Onychostoma macrolepis isolate SWU-2019 chromosome 15, ASM1243209v1, whole genome shotgun sequence DNA segment encodes these proteins:
- the LOC131554024 gene encoding uncharacterized protein LOC131554024 isoform X2, which produces MQNANRMPRDNNSSGGDSSAMTRGRRRVPVQCEDTISVQCQDDQFGLDAEVVYDDKSFPLWRCTPFMAGSYHGGRVPGQNQDTVMTYRPFQDGRRVNRSGAVEYAAGQMQESFAVNGQISANAGFSTTADALGADSLTFTDGVSPGFIAPDGMGGNGNELMNRDERYEEKRVHPKGKKKKSKKRGRTASPLKRKSIQSASDYCEM; this is translated from the exons ATGCAAAATGCAAACCGGATGCCACGTGACAACAACAGTTCAGGAGGTGACAGTTCAGCCATGACACGTGGAAGACGAAGG gtcCCAGTCCAATGTGAAGACACA ATTTCAGTTCAGTGTCAGGATGACCAGTTCGGGTTGGATGCTGAAGTGGTTTATGATGACAAATCCTTTCCATTATGGAGATGCACTCCATTTATGGCTGGGTCATATCATGG GGGAAGAGTTCCTGGGCAGAATCAGGATACTG tgatGACATATAGACCGTTCCAAGATGGCAGACGCGTCAACAGGTCTGGAGCGGTAGAATATG CTGCTGGTCAAATGCAGGAGTCATTTGCTGTGAATGGACAAATAAGTGCAAATGCAGGCTTCTCCACAACCGCAGATGCTTTGGGTGCTGACAGCCTAACATTCACAGATG GGGTATCTCCAGGATTCATAGCGCCTGATGGCATGGGAGGCAACGGCAATGAATTGATGAACAGAGATGAACGTTATGAAGAGAAACGTGTGCATCCAAagggaaagaagaaaaaaagtaagaaaagaGGGAGAACAGCTTCACCATTAAAGAGAAAAAGCATCCAGTCAGCATCTGATTATTGTGAAATGTGA
- the LOC131554024 gene encoding uncharacterized protein LOC131554024 isoform X1: MQSHLPFGNFFLQAKSSHFNRNPHKSFTHADFWFKLVKKIHCLVPVQCEDTISVQCQDDQFGLDAEVVYDDKSFPLWRCTPFMAGSYHGGRVPGQNQDTVMTYRPFQDGRRVNRSGAVEYAAGQMQESFAVNGQISANAGFSTTADALGADSLTFTDGVSPGFIAPDGMGGNGNELMNRDERYEEKRVHPKGKKKKSKKRGRTASPLKRKSIQSASDYCEM; this comes from the exons atgcagtcacatttaccatttggcaatttttttttgcaggcaaagtccagtcatttcaatagaaATCCACACAAAAGTTTTACCCATGCAGATTTTTGGTTCAAGTTGGTCAAGAAAATTCATTGCTTG gtcCCAGTCCAATGTGAAGACACA ATTTCAGTTCAGTGTCAGGATGACCAGTTCGGGTTGGATGCTGAAGTGGTTTATGATGACAAATCCTTTCCATTATGGAGATGCACTCCATTTATGGCTGGGTCATATCATGG GGGAAGAGTTCCTGGGCAGAATCAGGATACTG tgatGACATATAGACCGTTCCAAGATGGCAGACGCGTCAACAGGTCTGGAGCGGTAGAATATG CTGCTGGTCAAATGCAGGAGTCATTTGCTGTGAATGGACAAATAAGTGCAAATGCAGGCTTCTCCACAACCGCAGATGCTTTGGGTGCTGACAGCCTAACATTCACAGATG GGGTATCTCCAGGATTCATAGCGCCTGATGGCATGGGAGGCAACGGCAATGAATTGATGAACAGAGATGAACGTTATGAAGAGAAACGTGTGCATCCAAagggaaagaagaaaaaaagtaagaaaagaGGGAGAACAGCTTCACCATTAAAGAGAAAAAGCATCCAGTCAGCATCTGATTATTGTGAAATGTGA
- the LOC131554024 gene encoding uncharacterized protein LOC131554024 isoform X3 produces MQSHLPFGNFFLQAKSSHFNRNPHKSFTHADFWFKLVKKIHCLVPVQCEDTISVQCQDDQFGLDAEVVYDDKSFPLWRCTPFMAGSYHGGRVPGQNQDTAAGQMQESFAVNGQISANAGFSTTADALGADSLTFTDGVSPGFIAPDGMGGNGNELMNRDERYEEKRVHPKGKKKKSKKRGRTASPLKRKSIQSASDYCEM; encoded by the exons atgcagtcacatttaccatttggcaatttttttttgcaggcaaagtccagtcatttcaatagaaATCCACACAAAAGTTTTACCCATGCAGATTTTTGGTTCAAGTTGGTCAAGAAAATTCATTGCTTG gtcCCAGTCCAATGTGAAGACACA ATTTCAGTTCAGTGTCAGGATGACCAGTTCGGGTTGGATGCTGAAGTGGTTTATGATGACAAATCCTTTCCATTATGGAGATGCACTCCATTTATGGCTGGGTCATATCATGG GGGAAGAGTTCCTGGGCAGAATCAGGATACTG CTGCTGGTCAAATGCAGGAGTCATTTGCTGTGAATGGACAAATAAGTGCAAATGCAGGCTTCTCCACAACCGCAGATGCTTTGGGTGCTGACAGCCTAACATTCACAGATG GGGTATCTCCAGGATTCATAGCGCCTGATGGCATGGGAGGCAACGGCAATGAATTGATGAACAGAGATGAACGTTATGAAGAGAAACGTGTGCATCCAAagggaaagaagaaaaaaagtaagaaaagaGGGAGAACAGCTTCACCATTAAAGAGAAAAAGCATCCAGTCAGCATCTGATTATTGTGAAATGTGA